The Nycticebus coucang isolate mNycCou1 chromosome 8, mNycCou1.pri, whole genome shotgun sequence genome has a window encoding:
- the LMOD3 gene encoding leiomodin-3 — protein MSEHSRNSDQDELFGEEINEDKILSNLSPEELKELQSEMEVMAPDPSLPVGMIQKDQTDKPPTGNFDHKSLIDYMYWEKASRRMLEDERIPITFVKSEENTQEQHEEIDKGNKNIYQFLKEKLNNEIATNKRESKGSNNVQETDDDDDKDNDGDDEEDDDEDEGDEDEDGGESDEKTKREEEGEAKKQIRNHESNCQQAINKVFKQQRERPEAQEKSEKKISKLDPKKLALDTSFLKVSARPSGNQTDLDGSLRRVRQNDPDMKELNLNNIENIPKEMLLDFVNAMKKNKHIKTFSLANVGADESVAFALANMLRENRSITTLNIESNFITGKGIVAIMRCLQFNESLTELRFHNQRHMLGHHAEMEIARLLKANTTLLKMGYHFELPGPRMVVTNLLTRNQDKQRQKRQEEQKQQQLKEQRKLIAMLENGLGLPPGMWELLGGPLPDPRMHEFLQPLPQPSNPQIAPLSRKNEMMKKPSQPPQCRTDPDSFRVVKLKRIQHKSRMPEARESPEKTNLKDVIKTLKPVPRNRPPPLVEITPRDQLLNDIRHSNVAYLKPVQLPKELE, from the exons ATGTCAGAGCACAGCAGGAATTCAGATCAAGATGAACTCTTTGGTGAGGAGATTAATGAAGATAAAATCTTGTCCAACTTGTCCCCTGAAGAACTGAAAGAACTGCAGTCGGAAATGGAAGTCATGGCACCTGACCCCAGCCTTCCCGTGGGGATGATTCAAAAAGATCAAACTGACAAGCCACCAACAGGGAACTTTGATCATAAATCTCTCATTGACTATATGTATTGGGAAAAGGCGTCCAGGCGCATGCTGGAAGATGAACGCATTCCCATCACCTTTGTGAAATCTGAG GAAAACACTCAAGAACAGCATGAAGAAATAGACaaaggtaataaaaatatatatcaatttttaaaagaaaagctcaATAATGAAATAGCTACAAACAAGAGAGAATCAAAAGGCAGCAACAATGTCCAAGAaacagatgatgatgatgataaagataatgatggtgatgatgaagaagatgatgatgaagatgagggTGATGAAGATGAGGATGGTGGAGAGAGTGATGAAAAAacaaagagggaagaggaaggtgaAGCAAAGAAGCAAATTAGAAATCATGAGAGCAACTGCCAGCAAGCAATTAATAAAGTATTCAAACAACAGAGAGAAAGACCAGAGGCccaagaaaaaagtgagaaaaaaatatcgAAGTTAGATCCTAAGAAGTTAGCCCTAGATACCAGTTTTTTGAAGGTAAGTGCAAGGCCTTCAGGAAACCAAACAGACCTGGATGGGAGCTTGAGACGAGTTAGACAAAATGATCCTGACATGAAGGAACTCAACCTGAATAACATTGAAAATATCCCTAAAGAAATGTTACTGGACTTTGTCAAtgcaatgaagaaaaacaaacacatcaaAACTTTCAGCTTAGCGAATGTGGGTGCAGATGAGAGTGTGGCATTTGCCTTGGCTAACATGCTACGAGAAAACAGGAGTATCACCACTCTCAACATTGAGTCCAATTTCATTACAGGTAAAGGCATTGTGGCCATCATGAGATGTCTCCAGTTTAATGAGTCACTCACTGAACTTCGTTTTCACAATCAAAGGCACATGTTGGGCCACCATGCTGAAATGGAAATAGCTAGGCTTCTGAAGGCAAACACCACTCTCCTGAAGATGGGCTACCATTTTGAGCTTCCTGGTCCCAGAATGGTGGTAACTAACTTGCTCACCAGGAATCAGGATAAACAAAGGCAGAAAAGACAAGAAGAACAAAAACAGCAGCAACTCAAAGAACAGAGAAAGCTAATAGCCATGTTGGAGAATGGGCTGGGACTTCCCCCTGGAATGTGGGAATTGCTGGGAGGACCCCTGCCAGACCCCAGAATGCATGAGTTCCTTCAGCcactgccccagccttccaacCCCCAAATAGCACCCTTGAGTcgaaaaaatgaaatgatgaaaaagCCATCTCAGCCTCCACAATGCAGGACGGACCCTGACTCCTTTCGTGTGGTGAAGTTGAAAAGAATCCAGCACAAATCTCGGATGCCAGAAGCCAGAGAATCGCCTGAGAAAACCAATCTCAAAGATGTGATCAAAACGCTGAAACCAGTGCCGAGAAATAGGCCACCCCCATTGGTGGAAATCACTCCCAGAGATCAGCTCTTGAACGACATCCGTCACAGCAACGTTGCCTATCTTAAACCT GTACAACTTCCAAAAGAACTGGAATAA